In the genome of Vicia villosa cultivar HV-30 ecotype Madison, WI linkage group LG7, Vvil1.0, whole genome shotgun sequence, one region contains:
- the LOC131618493 gene encoding uncharacterized protein LOC131618493 gives MLTKPIDLLMLNQLKESYCEIREGQLDAIAVVHSYEDKAAPGSHRTRLTSLNVPPMGLVYPMLFVPDVYPPPPRTWFSDYEDMLEDTWHIDFSRRFDLVITVNGKKEKIASGLLNPFLSHLKAAQDQMDKGGYSIVLEPDDGSDSTWFTKGTLERFVRFVNTPEILERVYTTEAEILQIEEAIASQGNNSIGISTVEENQVKHAENTRQEDST, from the exons ATGTTGACAAAGCCTATAGATCTGTTAATGTTAAATCAACTGAAAGAGTCATATTGCGAAATCAGA GAGGGGCAACTTGATGCTATTGCAGTAGTTCATTCTTACGAGGATAAAGCGGCACCTGGATCTCACAGGACAAGGCTTACTTCTCTCAAT GTTCCTCCCATGGGGTTGGTCTATCCAATGCTTTTTGTTCCTGACGTGTATCCTCCTCCACCACGGACTTG GTTTAGTGACTACGAGGATATGCTAGAAGATACATGGCATATTGACTTTTCCCGAAG ATTTGACTTGGTTATAACTGTGAATGGAAAGAAGGAGAAAATTGCTTCAGGTTTGCTCAATCCATTTCTTTCTCACTTGAAAGCGGCTCAAGATCAAATGGACAAGGGTGGTTATTCAATTGTTCTTGAGCCGGATGATGGAAGTGATTCCACATGGTTTACCAAAGGAACTCTTGAAAG GTTTGTACGCTTTGTAAACACTCCTGAGATATTGGAACGTGTGTATACTACAGAAGCTGAAATCTTACAAATCGAAGAGGCAATTGCAAGTCAAGGAAATAACTCGATAGGGATTAGCACT GtggaagaaaaccaagtaaaacatGCAGAAAACACAAG GCAGGAAGACTCAACATGA